TTTCCGGTCCGGGTTTGTGTCGCCGGACGCGGATCCGGGTCAGTGGTCGTCCCAGTGGCCGTCGTGTGCGGCGTGACGGTGGCCGTCGTGCACGTAGTCCACGTGGTCCTCGTGCGGCACGGCCACATGCCCGCAGCCCTCGCCGTGCTGGTGGTCGTGGCTCTCGTGGGCGGTGTGGCCGGTGGGCGCGCACTCGTCGACGTGACCTTCGTGGGCCTTGTGGAGGTGGCCGTCGTGCGCGTAGTCGGTGTGGTCGCCGTGCGGGACGGCGACGTGGCCGCAGCCCTCGCCGTGGGTGTGCGTGTGGTCGTCGTGCGTGCGGTGCTCGGTGGCCGTGGCCATGTGGTGCTCCTAGCGGTGCTCTCTGGTCGCCTGCGGCTGGTGCTCCGCAGGCCGTGCGTGGTCACATTAACATATGGCAATTCGCGCATGTGTTGCTCGAAGTCAGGCCGCTGCGGGCGCAGTTGGCTCCCGTGGGCCGGTCCGACTGTCATTTCGACCGTCAACCGGGGTCCTGCATGCCGAGTCGCAGGTGTTCGATGTGGTGGACTGCCTGGTCGAGGAGCTGGGCCACGTGGTTGTCGTAGAGGCGGTAGACGATGCGGCGGCCGTCGCGCCGCCCGATGGCCAGGCCCAGGGTGCGCAGCAGCCGGAGCTGGTGGGAGGCCGCGGGCTGCTCAATCCCCACGTCGGTGGTGAGTTCGGTGACGCCGAACAGTGTTCAGTGCCGCCGCCCGGTCCTTCGCATCGGAGATCGCCCTCACAGTGTCTCCGGCGATCAGCCAGGTCGGGGGGTCGAGCGCTACCCACCAGAAAAACACCACCGCGATGACTATGCCCGCTGCCAACATGGTTTGTCTGACTCAGATCCGCCCCCCCCACGCATATGCCCTCTTTACCCGCATGGGGGAGGAGCTGACACCTGAACGTCCGAGTCCCAGCTCTGCAGGCCCGCGTTGAGCTGGGGCAGGAGGCCCGCAGGGGCGGCGGCGGGGTCGTCGTCGCGACCCTGCGCCAGCCCAGCCGGTCGACGTGCGGACGACGGCCGTGGTGGGCGCAGGCATGAGGCGAGGATGCCGGTCAGTCGCCCGGCGTGAAGTGGTACGGCATGGGAATCTCGAAGTGCACCGTGGCGACGCCTGGTCCGTGCTCGCCTGTGGTGCGGGCGTCGAACACCTCCTTGGACAAGCTGCGCCAGAAGGCTTCCGCACCCTCGACGTTGACGTTGGTGTGGAGGTAGATCCGCTCGTAGCCCGGTGTGTTCGCGATGAAGGAGCAGGCCGTGTCGACCAGGGTGCGGGCGAGCCCCTGGCGCCGGTGTTCGGGCCGTACGTACACGCGGACCAGCTGGGCGGTGGTCCCCGACGGGTAGTGCTCGGCCAGCCAGCGCGGGTGCGGTGGGTGGGCAGGGCCCGCAGAGCGCACTCCGGTCGTGGCGACCACCTCGCCCTCATGGACCGCTACGAGGAGCAGGTGCCGGCGGTTGTCGAGGTACGTGCCCTTGAGGTCCATCACGTCCCGGTGCCATTGGGGCACGTACCCGTATCCGAACTCCTTGTAGAGGGTGTCGAGCATGACGCGGCGCGCGTCGTCCATGTCGGCCGGTGTCGCGGGGCGCACGGTATATCCGCGGTGCGCGGTCTCGCTCACGGGGTTTCTCCTGTCTGGCATGTGCGTGGCTGGCATGCGCGTCTGTTCGGTGTGTGCCGTCTGTGCAGCGGTTCCGTGGCGCTGCCCCGGGTCGACTCTATCCAATTTAATGAAAACGGTTTTCAGCTGTGCGGGTGCCTGGTCCCATGTGGCGCACGTCAGTTGCCGCGCTGGAGCCATGCTGAGCGTCGCAGGCGCCAACCGGAGCACTCCGGGGCGTGGTTCAGTGGGGGTCGCGCAGGTCGAGGCGGAGGTGCTCGATGTGGTGGACGGCCTGGTCGAGGAGTTGGGCGACGTGGTTGTCGTAGAGGCGGTAGACGATGCGGCGGCCGTCGCGTTCTCCGGTGACCAGGCCGAGGGCGCGCAGGAGCCGGAGTTGGTGGGAGACGGCGGACTGTTCCATGCCGACGGCGGCGGCGAGGGCGCCGACGGGGTGCGGGGCGTGGCGCAGGGTGGTGAGGATGCGCAGCCGGGAGGGGGTGGCCAGGGCCTGGAGCGCGGCGGCGACGGAGGCGGCGGTGGCCTCGTCGAGGCGGGCGGCCGCGCGCATGTCGCGACCGCCGCCTGCGCCGCTGTCGGGCTCAGCGGCGTGCACGGATCCTCGTCTCGCGGGGTGGGCGGACGAACTGGAGCTTCAGGGCAGGCGGGGGTTCGGAGAGGCCGGGTCCGCCTGCGATGGCCCAGTCGAGCAGGTCGTCGGTGCAGTCGTCGTCAAGGGCGAAGCCGATCCAGGTCGCCCGGCCACCGGCTCTTCGGCCGGCGGTGGAGGGCTGGACGACGATGACATTGGCCTGGTCGCAGGGGCCGAGACAGTCCGATGTACGGACGGCGAGGCGGCCCGCGGAGTCGGTGGCCGCCGCGCGCAGGCGGTCGAGCTGCCAGGCGTGGTCGGTGCCGGGGTGCTTGCGTGGGTTGCCGCAGCAGCAGCCGCGGCACACGACCAGTGTGCACGGACGGTTGGCCGCGCCGATCGTCACCGTACGGCCGGTGGTGGTGGCGATCGGTGTCGTACGGCGGTTCACAGCTCCGTCCGCGAGGGCAAGCCATAGGCCCGTACGCGGCCGTCGCGGTGGGCGGTGACCAGCAGGTGCGGTCCCGCCCAGGCCAGCGCGGCGACCGCGGACTCGATGACGCATGGGTGGACGTGCTCGTTGACCTCGGCTCCGGGGGTCAGTACGAGTACGTCACCAACATCGGCTTCGTCGCCTGACCTGCCCGACTGTCCGACTGCCCGCTGCGCCTGGTCGGCCTTCCGCTGGCGCGGTCCTCCGCTGTTCCGCGTCGGGGACTGGATGCACTCGTGTGAGGCCGTCAGGGGTCTTGGTGGAGGCCGACGCATGTCCCGGCTGGTGCATTGACGGGTCTCATCGGTGTCCTGTTCGGAGCTTCGGCGATCAGCGTCGTTGCCGCGTCCGGCCGGTGGCAGCAGAGCGTCTCCCCAGGGGCGCCACCGGAACCCGGGGATGCTCATCTGGAGGGGTCGTCTGGGCCTCGCAGGGCCGCGAGAGCGGGGGCGATCTCCAGGGCGACGCGTTCGGAGTCGACGTCCAGGCCGTGGTCGCGGCAGAGCTTGGTGTCGGTGGAGGCGCAGGCCTCCCAGACGTGGTTGATGTACAGGGCCAAGCCGTGCATCTTCTGCCGGCCCTTGGCCTGGCGGTCGGGGTCGGTAACCGGAAACAGCCCGGTCGGCGCCTGAGCCATGAAAACCCCCGCGGGTGACTCCGCCGTACAGAGGTCCGTGAGCATCCGGGCGTCATGGGTGACACGCAGGTGATCAAGGTCGAGTACGACTGGGCCAAGGGCCTGGCCACCAAGGTCGTGCAGGACCCGGCGGGGCTCGCCATCACCACGACCACGGAGTACGACTCGCAGGGCAGGGTGCTCAAGCAGGGCGCTCCCGGCACGTCCGGCACCGACGCCGGAACCCAGACAGCCACCTACTGGTCCGCCACCGGCACCGGAGCCTGCGCGGGCCGACCGGAGTGGGCCGACCTGCTGTGCAGCAGCGGACCGGCGGGAGACATCACCGGAGGCGGCAGCAACCCGGCCCAGCTGCCGACCATGACCGCCGAATACGACCGGTGGGGCAACACGGCCAAGACCAGCGAGACGGTCAGCGGAACCACCCGTACCATCACGCGCAGTTACGACGCGGCGGGCCGCGCGACCACCGTGCAGATCACCGGCGGACTCGGACAGACAGTTCCCACCACCACGACCGAATACGATTCGGCCTCGGGTCAGCAGACCAGGACCACCTCGCCGACCGGCGGAACGATCACCCGGGCCTACGACAAGCTGGGACGGGTGATCTCGTACGCCGACGCCGACGGCGGAGTCACCACCACCGAGTACGACCTCCTCGACCGCCCGGTCAGAACCAGCAACAACATCCCGAGCAGCACCACCTACACCTACGACACCTCGATCGAGGCCCGTGGCCTCCCCGCGAAGGTCACCGACTCGGTGGCCGGGGAGTTCTCCACCACCTACGACCCGGACGGCAGCATCGGCCACGGAGAAGCTACCCGGCGGCTACACGCTGAAGCAGACCAAGGACTCCACCGGCGCAGTCGTCGAACGCGTCCACACGAGGGACAGCGACGGGACCGTCGTCTACTCCGACACGGTCACCCAGACCATCCACGGCCAGGACGCCTCCCACTCCGGCTGGTCGGACCAGCAGGACGGGTATGACAACGCCGGACGGCTGACCCGGGTCGAGGACACCGTCGACACCGTCTGCACCCTGCGCGGCTACACCGTGGACAAGCGGTCCAACCGGACCGCGGTGAGCACGGCGTCGGCCGCACCGGGACTGGCCTGCCCCACCGCTGAGGGCACCGCCACGGTGAAGACGTACGACACGGCGGACCGGATCGTGGGCGGGGGCTACTCGTACTACGCCTTCGGCCGTACGACCGCTCTCCCCGGATCCACCATCTCCTACTACGCCAACGACCTCGCCTACCAGCAGACCGCCGGCACCAAGCGCCAGACCTGGCAGCTCGACGCCGGGCTGCGCTTCCGCTCCTGGACCATCGAGACCAGCAGCTCCGGCACCTGGAGCCAGACGGAGGCCAAGACCAACCACTACAGCGGAGACTCCGACAACCCGAGCTGGATCGTCGAAAACTCGGCCGGCAGCACGCTGACCCGCAACGTCACCGACGCGACCGGCGCGCTGACCGCCACAACAGGCAAGACGAGCAGCATCGTCCTGCAACTCACCGACATCCACGGGGACGTCGCACTGCAACTGCCGCTCGACACGGCCGTCGCGCCGACGGCCATGGACACCGACGAGAACGGCGCCGCGCGCCCCGGCCAGGCCGCCCAACGCTACGGCTGGCTCGGCGGCAAGCAGCGGTCGAGTGAGACCCTCGCCGGCCTCACCCTCATGGGGGTACGCCTCTACGATCCGAACACCGCTCGGTTCCTGCAGACCGACCCGGTCTTCGGCGGCAACTGCAACGCCTACGACTACGTTTGCGCGGATCCGGTCAACGGCACCGATCTGGACGGCCGCTGCGGCGCCTGGGGCGACCCCTTCCAGAAGTGCGACAAGTGGCGCATCCTCATGTGGTCGCGCGGGATGAACTGGTACTGGAGGACCATCCGAGAGGGCAGCACGTCCAACGTCAAGGTCAACGGCGTGAAATACGGCAATTTCGGCCTCGCGCACATCAAATGCAAGCACGTCGGCTACGGCAAGAAATCCAACTGGTTGACGAGCTCCGGAATGATCAGTGACCTGAAGAAGGCGCTGCTCTACGGCAAGTGGAAAGTAGACTGGGAGCACGGTTGGCACAACACGGCCTGGAAGATCGCATACTCGTGCAAAACAGGCTGTGGCTGCCGGAAGAAAGAGAGTGGACGGTCACAGTGTTCTACCGGAACATCGCGGCACCTGATGGAAAGCCGCTGGGCGTGACCACGGCATACAAGAACAGGACCGGCTGACACACCGTCCGGTGCCGACCGCGCGTCACGCGGCCGGCACCGGACACTCATTTCACAAGGCACTGAGGAGTCAGGCGGCACATGAACAATTCCGCGGAAGACATCATCCGCGCGGTGGTCGACACTCTGAAGCGACGAGCCTCGGCTCGGGGGGAAACCGTGCCGGCCCTCGACTCGGTCCGCAACCTTGTCGCGAACGACGAGGCGGAAATCGCGATCGACTACCTCATCAACACGGTCAACTCGTTCCGGCTTACGCTGCGGCAGGACGAATACGACCAGCTCATGTCGGCAGCCACCCGGCTGGACTACGCGGACAGCGTGACCGACATCGATCCCCGGTTGCTCGTCCCCGCCTCCGACGACGTCTGACAGCCTGGCCCCGGTAGCGCCGGGGCCAGGCCCTCGTCATCGGGTGCGCGCAACGCCCTCTGCCACTGCCGGAACGGTGAGGGCGGTGATCCGCTGAGCGCCAGCCCGGACAGCTCCCAAGCAGTCGGTCATTTCGGGCACGCGCCCCACCGAACGGTCCTCGATGGGTGACGCTCCTGGCCCTGGGTAACCAACAGCATCGCCTAGCAGACCAAGATTGCGCACCGCGGGTCCGGCATCAGCGATGCGCATGAAGCCCGGATTCCGGCGTTTCCGCAGGGTGTAGTGCGCACGAAGCGATGGACCCTACAGCCCTGCTCCACGCCACCGGACAGGGCACTCACGCCGCTGCGCCGATCACTAAAATCAAGACTATTGGGCTGGTTGAGGCACATTCTCGCACCCACCGTATCCTCCGGAACAAGATCCCGATCAGCCGGCAGGACCTGCTCCCCCTCGCCGATGCGCGCAACGGTGTCGCGCACAGCGGCCTCCACGAGATCACGGACGTCCGCACCGTGTTCACCACTTGTCTGCGCTTGCTGGACCCGCTCCTGATCGAGCTGAACATCTCTCCCGGCGCCTACTGGGGCCGATATCAGGATCTTCATGACGAGCTGATCCGGGAGCGGATCCGGGACACGAGCCTTCAGTTGCAGCAGAAGCTCGCTCAAGCCCGAACCACGTTCGAACATCACCACGGGCACCTTGGTTCCCAGGAGCGTGTCGCGGTCCTGGCCACCGTGACCCGTCGTCCCGCCTGGGCGAAGGACTGCATCGACAGGCCCTGTCCCGTCTGCCACGAAGGCGTGGGTGCACGGCACCACCATGATCAACGAGGAGAAGGGGCTTGCCCGCTTCACCCCTGGAACTTTCTGGTGCTTTGCTTGTGATCTGAAGGTGCAGGGCGAAGAACTCCAGGAGCTGGGAGACCTCGGACAGGAGACGATGCTGGAGCAGAACATCCGGATCCTCCTCAGCGCCGAGCCGATCTACGAAGAGGACATCCAAGGGCTCTATGAGAAGAAGGTCCGGGAGATCTATGAGAGGGACCGGGATCCCGACGAAGACTTCCTCGCGGGCCGCTAAGGGCAGCCTGTGGACCACGACGGTGCGTGCCGATACCGATCTGCGGGGCCGCGATGCCGATGGCCCCGGGCGACAGGATCAGCCCCACCTCAGCGAGCAGGCGGAGCCGGGTCGGGCAGGCTGTAGGAGGCGGGTGTCTGTGCAGCGGCCGGCACTGTTTGATCTGGATGACACCCTGGTCGGTGGCAGGCCAACGAGAAGCGCCTGAAGAAGGAGCTGTCCACCGCCGCGAAGGCCGCCGCCGGGCGCGCGGGCAAGCTGCTGGACAGCGTCCCCGTACCCGCCGACGTCCCGGAGCCGCTGGTCACCGAGTGGCGGTGGCGGGCGGCCAAGCACCTCCAGGGCGCCATCGCCGCCGAGGAGCAGATGAACGAGATCAAGATCGCCGCTGCCGGTTCGACATGGAAGTACGCCAAGGGTCTGGCGACCGGCAAGTTCGGCGGCAACAAGTGGCCCGACGACGTGGTCGTGCGCTGGGTCGACGGCGAGGTGACGAAGTACACCAACGTCGACGGCACGGGCTTCCACGCCGAGCAGCAGCTCCAGACCCCCAATGACCGGTGGAAGAACCACGCCGCGATCACCGCGGGCGGCGACTTCGACGGCACCACCAACTCCGACTTCGACCTGCTCGTCCGCTGGTCCGACGGTGAACTCACCGTGTACGAGGACCTCGGCGCCAACAGTCTGAAGAAGGAGCGGCAGCTCAAGCCCGCGAACCAGTTGTGGACCCACTCCCGTGTCCTTGTGCCCGGCGAGTTCGGCGGCAATCTGTGGGAGGACGACCTCTTCGTCCGCTGGTCCGACGGAGAAGTGACGGTCTACGGAAACACCCAGGCCGACGCGCTGGACCGGGAGTACCAGCTCGTGCCCCCGCCCGCCAGGAGCACGGTGCTCCTTCGCGGGCAGCACAGCGGTCGGCCCTCCGGAGAGGAGACAGCCGCCGAAGAGTCCTGCGACTCGGTGCGCGGCCCCGGTCTGCTGCGGCGGATCACCGCAGACAAATGAGCAACAACCCGCGTTGAGCCGGTGGCAGGGCGGCGGCCCCGCCACCGGCCCCGTACCTACGGTGGATACATGCGTATACGTCATTTCCTGCCAGTCTCCGTCGCAACGGTCGCTCTGCTCGCCGGCTGTGCCGAAGCGAAGGAGGAGCCGAACGGTGCAGCGGACCAGTCGTCCCCCCGGCCGTCGGCGCCCGCGGGCCAGCAGAGCAAGCCGCCGGGTGACGGCAGCCGGGCCTGGGAGCCGGACGACGCGATGCAGCGGGCGGAGCGGGCCCTGAAATCGGCCTCCGACAGCGACGCGCGTCCGGAACTCGTCGACACCGCGAGCGCGTTCGTCGCGAGCGGCATGGACAAGAAGCACAAGACGCCCGGCGACCGGCCGTACCTCCTCAGCATCACCTGTGACACAGACAGGATCGGGGAACTCACCCTCACCCTCTGTCCGGCAGGTCCGGGTGACTCGAAAGCGGCACCATCGACCGACACGGTGGTGCCGCGAGACCGGTGTCCGAGCGGCGACTCGCCCGCTTAAAGTGGTGTCGTGTCCTCAGGAAACTATGTGGTCGCACGGAATGTGCGGCTTCTCAGAGAACAGCGGGGCCTGTCCCTGGCCGAGCTGGCCCGGCAGGCCGGGCTCGCCAAGCAGACGTTGTCCAAGCTGGAGCAGGGCGCGGGCAATCCCACGGTGGACACGTTGTTCTCGATCGCAACGGCGCTGGGCGTGCCGGTGACCAGGCTGGTGGCCGAGCGGGAACAGGTGATGGCGGTCCAGCGCGGTGCCGAGGTCGTCTGGAACGAACACGACGGGTACGCGTCCCGGGCCCTCGACCACGTCTACGGCTCCGGCGTCATCGAGAACTACCTGGTGCGCATCAAGGAACGGGGCGGTGCGACCCGGCTGGCCGAATCGCACCCGGTGGGCACGCTGGAGCACCTCTACGTCATCAGCGGCCGGGTGCGGGTGGGGCCCGCCGACAGCCCGGTGGAGCTGTCCGCCGGTGACTTCGTGCGCTACCCGGCCGACCGCCCCCACATGTACGAGTCCCTGGAGGGCGAGAGCCTGGTGCACATCGTCGTCAGCGTGCCGCGCGTGCAGCCCGGGACGTCGACCTCCCTGCGCACGCACGGAGACGCCCCGCGCTGACCGGCGCCGCCCCGGTCAGGCCAGGGCCGTGCCCCGCTGCGCCTTGGCGAACGCCGCGACGGCCCGCGTCGCCTCGTAGGCGACCCGGCGCAGCGCCGGCGCGAAGCGGGCCCGGTCGAAGCGGTGCTCGGCGCCCGCGACGGAGAGCGCGGCGACGGGTCTGCCGACGGGCCCCATGATCGGTACGGCGACGCAGGTGAGACCGTAGGCGGCTTCCTGACGGTCGTACGCGATGCCGGTGCGCCGGATGTGGCCCAGTTCGGCGTGAAAGGCCGCGGGGTCGGTGATGGTGTACTCGGTCAGCTGCGGCAGCCCCGCCGAGACCGCGGCCTCCGCGGCGTCGTGGTCGAAGGCCAGCAGGGCCTTGCCGACGGCGGTGCAGTACGCGGGCAGCCGGGCGCCGATGCGGGAGGGGGAGGGGGTCGCGCGGTGTCCGTGGATCTTGTTGACGTACACGATGTCCGTGTTGTGCAGCACCGCGAGGTGCACGGTCTCGTGCGTCAGCATGTACAGGTCCGCGAGGTGCGGCAGCAGTCGTTCCCGCAGTTGCAGGGAGGTCTGCCCGTACACGCGGGTGCCGATGTCGAAGAGCTGGGTGCCCAGCCGGTAGTCGCTGCCGACCCGCTCGACCATGTCGTTGCGCTGGAGTATGCCGAGCAGGCGGAAGGCCGTCGACTTGGTGAGGCCGCTGCGGCGGGCCAGCTCGCTCACGCCGATCTCCCCGTCCTGTTCGGCGAGCGACTTGAGCAGGACGAGCGCCTTGTCGACCGCGGTCTGCTGGTCCGACAGGGCACGGGCCGCGCTGTGAGGTAGGGCGTCGGTGCGCTGAGACGTGGGGGAGTGAACTGGCATGGGGGGCTCCCTGAACAGTGGCAGGCGATGCCATCGAAATGGACGCACGTCCAATGTAGGAGACTGTTTCGGGGTTGTAAACGGTCGGACGGAGCACCGACCGGGACATCTCGGCGTGCCGCACCCTGGCACGCCGACTGGGCCGAACCTCCCCACCCGGAGTCTCCTTTACCCGTGCCGCGATATCACCGCAGCCAACGGCCCACGGGACACCGGGATTTCCGGCGGCAGGGGTGGCGCCGCCGGCCCGCCCCCGCCTGCGGCCCCGGACGCCGCCCGGACGCCCGACGGCCCGGATGTCCGTGCCGTCCTGTGCCACACCCGCCTGAGCCGGCCCGACATCCCCCCGACCACGAACCGACAGAACGGAAAGCCGCCGTGCGACCGAGCCGATCGCTCCGCCGCCTCGACCCGAACCACGCCGAGGAGGTCCACCGATGACATCCCCGCCCGAGCGGCCGACGGATCGACTCGCCCGAGTTCCGCGCCCGTCCGCCGACGTGAGTGCGTACTTCGACCTGGACAACGGGCTCGTCGACCGCACCATCTTCAGCGACCAGGCCCTGTACCAGCAGGAACTGCGCCGCATCTTCGCACCGAGCTGGCTGTTCCTCGCCCATGAGAGCCAGTTCCGGAAACCCGGCGACTTCTTCACCACGTACATGGGCGAGGACCCGGTCATCGTCTCCCTGGGCCGCGACCGCAAGATCCGTGCCTTCCTCAACGCCTGCCGCCACCGCGGCATGCGGGTCTGCCGCGCCGACGAGGGCGCCACCAAGGCGTTCACCTGCAGCTACCACGGCTGGTCGTACGACACCTCGGGCAAGCTGGTCAACGTCCCCAACCAGGGCGACTATCCGGACCACTTCGAGCAGGACCGCTGGGGTCTGGTCGAGGTCGCGCAGCTCGACACCTACAAGGGCCTGATCTTCGCCACCTGGAACCCCGAGGCGCCCCCGCTCGTCGAGGCGCTCGGCGGCATGACCTGGTACATGGACGCCATGCTCGACCGCGACCCGGAGGGCACCGAGGTCGTCGGCGGGGTCCACAAGTGGGTCCTGGAGGGCAACTGGAAGCTCGCCGCCGAGCAGTTCGCCTCCGACTGGTACCACGTCAACATCTCGCACGCCTCCGCCCTGATGGTCATGTCCCCGAACGGCAGGGGCCCCAGGGCGGAGATCGTGCAGACCCCGGGCCGGCAGTACACCGACCCGCTCGGTCACGGCCACGGCTTCCCGACCCATCCCAAGAGCCGCTTCGACGACCGGGTCGTACACGACTGGTACGACTACGACGCGCTGCGCGAACGGCTCGGCGACACCCGGGTCGAGGGGCCGATGACCACCGGCCACGCCACCGTCTTCCCCAACTTCTCCTACCTCCCGGTCAACGGCTCGATCCGGGTCTGGCACCCCAAGGGACCCGACCGGATGGAGGTCTGGGCCTGGACCCTCGTCGACAAGTCGATGCCCGACGAGGTCAAGGACGCCCAACGGCTGTACAACCTGCGGACGTTCGGACCCACCGGCATCTTCGAGCAGGACGACGGCGAGAACTGGTCGGAGTGCCAGGCCACCGCCCACGGCTTCATGTCCGGCTCCATCACCCTCAACTACCAGATGGGACTGGGCCTTCAGGAGCAGGACGGGGTCCACCCCGGCACCACCGGGCGCCTCTACTCCGACGGTGCCGCCCGCGGCTTCTACACCCGCTGGCGCGACCTGATGAACACCCCCGCCTGGCACGAGAACCCCGAGAACCCCGAGAAGCCCGGGAAGGACACCACCTCATGAGCGACACCACCACGGGCATCCAGGTCGCCGCCGTCGGAGACATCGAGGACGGTGAGGGGCTGAAGGTGCCCGCCGGGGCCACCGGATACGGCGCCGACATCGCCGTATTCCACGACGGCGGCGCCTACTACGCCCTCGACGACACCTGCTCCCACGGCCAGGCGTCGCTGGCGGAGGGCTGGGTGGAGAACGGCGAGGTCGAATGCCCGCTGCACGCCGCCCGCTTCTGCCTGAAGTCCGGCGAGCCGCAGTGCATGCCCGCCACCCTCCCCGTCGCCGTCCACCGCGTCGAGGTCCGCGACGACGCCATCTGGGTGTACCCCGGTACGGGAGCCGCCGGATGAACGCGCCCCAGCGGATCGCCGTCGTCGGCGCGGGCCTCGCCGCCGTCTCCGCCTGCGACACCCTGCGCGCCCAGGGCTACGACGGCGACCTGGTGCTGTACTCCGCCGAGCACGGCCTGCCGTACGACCGCCCCTCGCTCAGCAAGGACGTCCTGCTCGGCAAGGACCGCCGCGACGACGTGCTGCTGCGCCCCGAGCAGTGGTACGACGACCAGCGAGTCCGACTCCGCGAGGGCGCCGTCGTCCACGCGATCCGCCCCCAGCCGGGCGGCGTCGAGCTGGCCGGCGGCGCGGTCGAGAC
Above is a window of Streptomyces sp. DT2A-34 DNA encoding:
- a CDS encoding (2Fe-2S) ferredoxin domain-containing protein — its product is MTIGAANRPCTLVVCRGCCCGNPRKHPGTDHAWQLDRLRAAATDSAGRLAVRTSDCLGPCDQANVIVVQPSTAGRRAGGRATWIGFALDDDCTDDLLDWAIAGGPGLSEPPPALKLQFVRPPRETRIRARR
- a CDS encoding GNAT family N-acetyltransferase, producing the protein MDDARRVMLDTLYKEFGYGYVPQWHRDVMDLKGTYLDNRRHLLLVAVHEGEVVATTGVRSAGPAHPPHPRWLAEHYPSGTTAQLVRVYVRPEHRRQGLARTLVDTACSFIANTPGYERIYLHTNVNVEGAEAFWRSLSKEVFDARTTGEHGPGVATVHFEIPMPYHFTPGD
- a CDS encoding metalloregulator ArsR/SmtB family transcription factor, whose translation is MRAAARLDEATAASVAAALQALATPSRLRILTTLRHAPHPVGALAAAVGMEQSAVSHQLRLLRALGLVTGERDGRRIVYRLYDNHVAQLLDQAVHHIEHLRLDLRDPH
- a CDS encoding helix-turn-helix domain-containing protein; amino-acid sequence: MSSGNYVVARNVRLLREQRGLSLAELARQAGLAKQTLSKLEQGAGNPTVDTLFSIATALGVPVTRLVAEREQVMAVQRGAEVVWNEHDGYASRALDHVYGSGVIENYLVRIKERGGATRLAESHPVGTLEHLYVISGRVRVGPADSPVELSAGDFVRYPADRPHMYESLEGESLVHIVVSVPRVQPGTSTSLRTHGDAPR
- a CDS encoding bifunctional 3-phenylpropionate/cinnamic acid dioxygenase ferredoxin subunit, whose translation is MSDTTTGIQVAAVGDIEDGEGLKVPAGATGYGADIAVFHDGGAYYALDDTCSHGQASLAEGWVENGEVECPLHAARFCLKSGEPQCMPATLPVAVHRVEVRDDAIWVYPGTGAAG
- a CDS encoding IclR family transcriptional regulator; the encoded protein is MPVHSPTSQRTDALPHSAARALSDQQTAVDKALVLLKSLAEQDGEIGVSELARRSGLTKSTAFRLLGILQRNDMVERVGSDYRLGTQLFDIGTRVYGQTSLQLRERLLPHLADLYMLTHETVHLAVLHNTDIVYVNKIHGHRATPSPSRIGARLPAYCTAVGKALLAFDHDAAEAAVSAGLPQLTEYTITDPAAFHAELGHIRRTGIAYDRQEAAYGLTCVAVPIMGPVGRPVAALSVAGAEHRFDRARFAPALRRVAYEATRAVAAFAKAQRGTALA
- a CDS encoding aromatic ring-hydroxylating dioxygenase subunit alpha, which gives rise to MTSPPERPTDRLARVPRPSADVSAYFDLDNGLVDRTIFSDQALYQQELRRIFAPSWLFLAHESQFRKPGDFFTTYMGEDPVIVSLGRDRKIRAFLNACRHRGMRVCRADEGATKAFTCSYHGWSYDTSGKLVNVPNQGDYPDHFEQDRWGLVEVAQLDTYKGLIFATWNPEAPPLVEALGGMTWYMDAMLDRDPEGTEVVGGVHKWVLEGNWKLAAEQFASDWYHVNISHASALMVMSPNGRGPRAEIVQTPGRQYTDPLGHGHGFPTHPKSRFDDRVVHDWYDYDALRERLGDTRVEGPMTTGHATVFPNFSYLPVNGSIRVWHPKGPDRMEVWAWTLVDKSMPDEVKDAQRLYNLRTFGPTGIFEQDDGENWSECQATAHGFMSGSITLNYQMGLGLQEQDGVHPGTTGRLYSDGAARGFYTRWRDLMNTPAWHENPENPEKPGKDTTS